Proteins encoded by one window of Candidatus Binatia bacterium:
- a CDS encoding uracil-DNA glycosylase, whose protein sequence is MSPRDASPDNLAGIAADVVGCERCPRLRRYCEEVARTRRAAFRDQVYWGRPVPGFGDSEAWLLVIGLAPAAHGGNRTGRVFTGDKSGEWLYGELFRQGLASQAESVSRDDGMRLSGAYVTAALRCAPPGNRPLPVEAERCREYLVREMRALARVRVRLVLGRIGFEAFLRARRALGRDDLGPKKPAFGHGVAHPLPEGGWLLCSYHPSQQNTSTGVLTRAMWQEVFDTAARLRDRV, encoded by the coding sequence ATGAGCCCTAGGGACGCCTCGCCAGACAACTTGGCAGGGATCGCCGCGGACGTGGTCGGCTGCGAGCGCTGCCCCCGGCTCCGGCGCTACTGCGAGGAGGTGGCCCGGACCCGGCGGGCGGCGTTTCGGGACCAGGTCTATTGGGGAAGGCCGGTTCCGGGCTTCGGCGACTCCGAAGCCTGGCTCCTGGTGATCGGCCTGGCGCCGGCGGCCCATGGCGGGAATCGCACCGGCCGGGTCTTCACCGGGGACAAGTCGGGGGAGTGGCTCTACGGCGAGCTGTTCCGGCAGGGGCTGGCCAGTCAGGCGGAATCGGTCTCCCGGGACGACGGGATGCGGTTGAGCGGGGCCTACGTCACGGCCGCCCTCCGCTGCGCGCCTCCCGGAAACCGGCCGCTTCCGGTCGAGGCCGAGCGCTGCCGCGAGTACCTCGTCCGCGAGATGCGGGCGCTCGCGCGCGTGCGCGTCCGGCTGGTCCTGGGAAGGATCGGGTTCGAGGCGTTCTTGCGCGCGCGTCGCGCGCTGGGTCGCGACGACCTGGGGCCGAAGAAGCCCGCGTTCGGCCACGGCGTCGCCCATCCGCTGCCCGAAGGCGGATGGCTCCTCTGCTCCTATCACCCCAGCCAGCAAAACACGAGCACCGGCGTGCTCACGCGCGCGATGTGGCAGGAGGTGTTCGACACGGCGGCGAGGCTGCGCGATCGGGTATAG
- the ccsA gene encoding cytochrome c biogenesis protein CcsA: MQPLLPLLTTLLPVLYGLSAAGYARVYIAEPGVFEGTRGQSGGPLLLRAAVFVHILYLAARGLMEGHLPLASVYDFLSATGFSLAVVYLYVEMRVRIRTTGIFVVPLVFMLQILASAYGVASPAIKPPIKPIWFELHTLAAVLGYSAFVVSAIYGILFLILYRDIKANRVSLFYSRMPPLETLGRMNASAAGAGLVLLAMAIGMGMGWARLAGVAFLSDPKTWLTIVAWVILAFAVLAYHRLGWRGPRAVYASLAGFTTLVLSRFAVDLFFHSFHTFR, encoded by the coding sequence ATGCAGCCGCTACTTCCGTTACTCACGACGTTGCTGCCGGTGCTGTACGGCCTGAGCGCGGCGGGCTATGCGCGCGTCTACATCGCCGAGCCGGGGGTGTTCGAGGGAACCCGCGGGCAGAGCGGCGGCCCGCTCCTCCTGCGCGCCGCCGTCTTCGTGCACATCCTCTATCTCGCCGCGCGCGGCCTGATGGAGGGGCACCTGCCGCTCGCGTCGGTCTATGACTTTCTGTCAGCCACCGGCTTCTCGCTCGCCGTGGTCTATCTGTACGTGGAGATGCGCGTGCGGATCCGCACGACCGGCATCTTCGTCGTCCCGCTCGTCTTCATGCTGCAGATCCTCGCCTCGGCCTACGGCGTCGCCTCGCCCGCGATCAAGCCGCCGATCAAGCCGATCTGGTTCGAGCTGCACACGCTGGCGGCGGTGCTCGGCTACAGCGCGTTCGTGGTCTCGGCGATCTACGGGATCCTCTTTCTCATCCTCTATCGCGACATCAAGGCGAACCGCGTCTCCCTCTTCTACAGCCGCATGCCTCCCCTGGAGACGCTGGGCCGCATGAACGCCAGCGCCGCGGGGGCGGGGCTCGTGCTCCTGGCGATGGCGATCGGTATGGGCATGGGCTGGGCGCGGCTGGCCGGCGTGGCCTTCCTCTCCGATCCCAAGACGTGGCTCACGATCGTGGCCTGGGTCATCCTGGCCTTCGCCGTGCTGGCCTACCACCGCCTGGGATGGCGGGGGCCGCGCGCGGTCTACGCCTCGCTGGCCGGGTTCACGACGCTTGTCCTCTCGCGCTTCGCGGTGGACCTCTTCTTCCACTCGTTCCACACGTTCCGGTAG